Proteins encoded together in one Triticum dicoccoides isolate Atlit2015 ecotype Zavitan chromosome 7B, WEW_v2.0, whole genome shotgun sequence window:
- the LOC119340438 gene encoding peptidyl-prolyl cis-trans isomerase CYP18-2-like: MWGGDDGGTPEVTLETSMGSFTVEMYHKHAPKTCRNFVELARRKYYDNVVFHRIIKDFIVQGGDPSGTGRGGESIYGAKFEDEIKPELKHTGAGILSMANAGPNTNGSQFFITLAPCQSLDGKHTIFGRVCRGMEIVKRLGSIQTDKNDRPIHEVKILRTVVKD, from the exons ATGTGGGGCGGCGACGACGGAGGGACTCCGGAGGTCACCCTGGAGACCTCCATGGGATCCTTCACCGTCGAG ATGTACCACAAGCACGCGCCCAAGACCTGCAGGAACTTCGTCGAGCTCGCGCGCCGCAAATACTACGACAACGTCGTCTTCCACCGCATCATCAAG GATTTCATCGTGCAAGGTGGGGATCCTAGTGGAACAGGCAGGGGCGGCGAATCCATCTACGG AGCAAAATTTGAGGACGAGATAAAGCCAGAGCTGAAGCACACCGGGGCTGGGATTCTATCAATGGCAAACGCTGGTCCGAATACAAACGGAAGCCAGTTCTTCATCACTCTTGCACCTTGTCAATCACTGGATG GTAAGCACACAATTTTTGGGAGAGTATGCAGAGGAATGGAAATTGTTAAGCGCCTTGGAAGTATTCAGACCGACAAAAATGATAG GCCCATCCATGAAGTGAAAATCCTGCGGACTGTTGTTAAAGATTGA